A genome region from Bufo gargarizans isolate SCDJY-AF-19 chromosome 2, ASM1485885v1, whole genome shotgun sequence includes the following:
- the LOC122926626 gene encoding prostaglandin F synthase 1-like has translation MALKADSRITLNDGHKIPVIGFGTYAPPSVPKEQAEASTKVAIEVGYRLIDSASVYKNEAEVGKAIKAKIADKTVKREDIFYIGKLWNNSHAPERVRPALEQSLKNLGLDYMDLFLIHTPMEFKPGDDLFPKDEHGKLIFHHTDIRETWKALEACKDAGLVKSIGVSNFNHKQLEKILHMKGLKYKPVCNEVECHIYHNQSKLREFCKTHDIVVIGYAVLGSSRDENWVEDRDAPKVLEDPVLNTIAKNLKRTPAQVAIRYLMQNKMVVLAKSFNAERIKENFQVFDFELCEKDMKALDGVNKHLRYLRLKSWIEHHEFPFHEEF, from the exons ATGGCGCTCAAGGCAGATTCCCGCATTACGCTGAATGATGGGCATAAGATACCAGTTATTGGATTCGGCACCTATGCCCCACCATCG GTCCCCAAAGAACAGGCTGAGGCGAGCACCAAGGTGGCCATTGAGGTTGGATACCGCCTCATCGACAGCGCATCTGTCTACAAGAATGAGGCTGAAGTTGGAAAAGCCATTAAAGCAAAGATTGCTGATAAGACAGTGAAGAGAGAAGACATTTTTTACATCGGGAAG CTCTGGAATAATAGCCATGCTCCTGAGAGAGTCCGACCTGCCCTGGAACAATCTCTGAAGAATTTGGGGCTGGATTACATGGATCTCTTCCTTATCCACACCCCCATGGAGTTTAAG CCTGGGGATGATCTCTTTCCCAAGGACGAACATGGAAAACTGATTTTTCACCACACAGATATTCGGGAAACCTGGAAG GCTCTGGAAGCATGCAAAGATGCCGGGCTTGTCAAATCCATTGGGGTCTCAAATTTTAACCACAAACAATTGGAGAAGATTCTCCACATGAAAGGACTGAAGTACAAACCAGTATGCAATGAG gtggaATGTCACATATACCATAACCAGAGCAAACTACGGGAGTTTTGCAAAACTCATGACATTGTGGTTATCGGATATGCAGTCCTGGGGTCCAGCAGAGACGAGAACTG GGTTGAGGATCGGGATGCTCCCAAAGTGCTTGAAGACCCTGTTTTAAACACAATAGCTAAAAATCTGAAACGCACCCCAGCGCAGGTGGCTATACGATATCTGATGCAGAACAAAATGGTTGTCCTTGCAAAAAGCTTCAACGCTGAGAGAATCAAGGAGAACTTCCAG GTTTTTGACTTTGAATTATGTGAGAAAGACATGAAAGCTCTTGATGGAGTCAATAAACACTTGCGTTACCTGCGTCTTAAATC CTGGATAGAACACCATGAGTTTCCCTTTCATGAAGAATTTTAA